A window from Zingiber officinale cultivar Zhangliang chromosome 7A, Zo_v1.1, whole genome shotgun sequence encodes these proteins:
- the LOC122002081 gene encoding uncharacterized protein LOC122002081, which yields MAAQPQLLRNSPASLPLLLFHAKTKAKLGIKIGSLATYGPTGCTSGRRHRLVVRSSSGSSSGSLERGWQEWWKPPGKGLAAAGLTLSDVVWPSAGAFAAMALLGRMDQVVASRGLSITIAPLGAVCAVLFTTPNAPGAHKYNMFVAQIGCAAFGVLALSIFGPGWLARAAALAACMAFMITTGATHPPAASLPILFIDGAKFHHLNYWYALFPGAFGCILLCLIQEMVNYLKRNCKF from the exons ATGGCTGCTCAACCGCAGTTGTTGAGGAACTCGCCAGCTTCTCTGCCATTGCTCCTCTTCCACGCTAAAACGAAGGCAAAATTAGGCATAAAAATCGGATCTTTGGCCACTTATGGGCCAACCGGATGCACCAGCGGTCGGCGGCACCGACTCGTCGTCCGGTCGAGCAGCGGCTCCAGCAGCGGAAGCTTGGAGAGAGGATGGCAGGAGTGGTGGAAGCCCCCGGGGAAAGGGCTGGCGGCCGCCGGTCTCACCCTCAGCGACGTCGTGTGGCCATCGGCAG GTGCGTTCGCCGCGATGGCGCTTCTGGGGAGGATGGATCAGGTGGTGGCTAGCAGAGGCCTTTCGATCACGATTGCTCCTCTCGGGGCCGTGTGCGCTGTGTTGTTCACCACCCCCAATGCTCCTGGTGCCCAC AAGTACAATATGTTCGTTGCTCAGATTGGGTGCGCAGCCTTTGGTGTCTTAGCACTTTCAATATTTGGTCCAGGATGGTTGGCAAGAGCAGCTGCTCTTGCTGCATGTATGGCATTCATGATTACCACAGGCGCTACTCATCCTCCAG CTGCAAGCTTACCCATTTTGTTCATTGATGGTGCCAAATTCCATCATCTAAACTACTGGTATGCCTTGTTTCCTGGGGCATTTGGTTGCATTCTTCTCTGCTTAATT CAAGAAATGGTGAATTATTTGAAGAGaaactgcaagttttag